The genomic DNA TCGTAGAACCCCTCGCGCCGGAGCTGCTCGGCGACCTCAAGGTCGCTCCATTCTTCGGCATCGTCAAGGTCGCTTTCGAGGTCGTCGACAGCATCCAGCAGCGCCGCAATCGTCTCGGCGTCGTCGTCAGCATCAAGGCGACCGTCAGCGGCTGTCTCGGCGACTGTCTCGACGGCGTCAGCGAACGCGTCGATATCGTCGCCGGCTTCGAAGTCGGTATCGAGCTGCTCGCCGGCGGCGTCGAGGAACGTCTCGACGGCTGCTTTGACGGCCGGCCGGCCGTCCCGAGTCCAGCGCGTGCTGCGTATCTGTCCCGCCGCACCGTTGGCGTCGCTCGCCACGTCGTCACCGTACGGACCGCGCTGGTCTTCGATGCCGTCGCGGATGTCGCTAAGACGGTCCACAAGCGGCTCCTTGGGGTCGTCGGGCTCTTCGTCCTCGTCGTCGGGCTCTGGAACGGGGAACTCGACCGTTTCGAGGTCAGCCTCGACATCGTCAGCGTCGGCCTCGACGGCATCGAGGTCGTCCTCCGTCGAGGCGTCCTCCAGCGCCGCCTCGATGTCGTCCAGCCGTGTCTCGAACTCCTCGATACTAATATCCGGGTCCTCGCCGTCGGAGGCCGCCTCGTCGGGGGCGTCCTCGGTGCTCTCGTCGTCCCCGTTGCTCATGGGGTAATCTGCGTCGGACCGAATCAAGAGCGTTTCCCTTCGGTACTCCGCCAGTAGGCTACCGGAGCGAGCAGCAGGTATCCGAGGGCAAACACCAGCAGCACACGAGGGAAGGCCCGTCCGAAGGCCGTCGGAAAGAGCACGACGCACGCCTGCAGGCCCCCGAGAATGAGCGCATCACGGGCGTACAGCTCCGGATAGGTAATCGACGCCACCATCAGATACGCGAAGGCAGCAGTCGCTGCGACAAACACCGCAGGGTCGGTGACGCCAGCCAGATGCAGCACCGAAAGCACTGTCGCCGCGAGCGTCGTTTGAACGCCGACCGTCTCCGGTGCTCCATCGTCTTCGAGCAGATAGAAGCCAAGCCGGACAACGGCCATCGCGACGTACAGCGCCGCGACAACGACCGCGGCGACAGCAAGCGGCTCATCGAGTGTGACCTCCCCGCCGCTCGCCAGCGCGTAGACGAGCACCGCGGGCGCGACACCGAATGACGCCACATCGGCGAGTGAATCCAGTATCGGCCCCACCGGCGTACCGCCGCGGAATCTCGCGATGACGCCGTCGAGGCCGTCAGCGATGGCCGCAAGCAGGATGAGCCGGGCCGCCAGCTCGGTGTCGAACACCGCCACGGCAGCGGCGATAAATCCCAGCGCCGCGTTGGCGACGGTCACGACATCGGCGAGCCCGAGCTGACCGAGGAACCGCGGCTGCATAGCTCTATCTCGCCGGTCGGAGACACCGACCTTAGTACGTTCGCTTCCGTTCCGGAACCGAGGTACCTTTAGTTCGCGGTGACGAAGCGCCGATTATGGACAGACGGGCGTTCCTCGCAACCACTGGCGCTGCGGCAGCAGCCTCCGTTGCCGGCTGCCTCGGTCGAGGGCTCTCTGATGAGGACTTCGACATCGGCATGTCGGCGAACGCGTTCCTACCGGAGGAGTACGAAATCGACGTCGGCGAGACCGTGGTCTGGGGAAACAACGGCTCCCGGGGCCACACCGTCACCGCCTACGAGAACTCGATCCCCGAGGACGCGACGTACTTCGCGTCCGGCGGCTACGACGACGAGGGGACGGCACGCGACGACTGGCACAACACCGCCGGCGGGAACATTCCTCCAGGAGAGACGTTCGCACACACGTTCAACACTCCCGGTGACCATCACTACGTTTGCATCCCGCACGAGCCGGGAGGGATGATAGGCGTAATCCGCGTTCGGGAGCCGTAGCGACAGGTCACGCCCGCCACGGCTCGCCCAGCTCGTCCCGGGAAGCGGTGTCCATCTTGCCGTCCCGAAACACCGAGACGCGGCCGTTTTTGCCGCTCAGCGTCACGGTCGCAACGACCTCCGGACGGAGCGATGTCTCAAGCGCACTCATACAGAGGGGGCGCGGAACCCCACGGCTTTAGCCGTGGGAGGAAGCGCGTCACTTGTGAATCTAACTACGCGCTACAGCACGACTGGGTTTCAAATCCCTCTTTTCAAGTAATACTCAGACAAATCAAATGCTAGTGCCAGCGAGCCACAAGTGTTCGCAGGTACGGGCGGTCGTCAGCCCGCTCTGAACTCGGGGCCGACGAAGCGAGCGTGCTACCCTGTCCACACTGGGCACGGGTTCTCCGCACCCCACACAGGGTTCGAGTGGAGGTCACCGAGAATTAAATCGGCGTGCCCCATCGCCTCGCCCTCGCAAGAGCGCGAGAGTGCCTCTCCATAGGTCAGTACCCACGGTCGTTTGAAGCGGACGTGGAGTACCCGAGTGTGGAATAGAGTAATTCCACACGGGGAATCGACGGGTTGCAGTCAGCCTACGACGATACGGTCGCTCGGGCCGAAACCCCACTACGGGTGGAAGCCCACGACTTCACTCGTGGGTAGCTGACGTGCCGTGCGCCCATCCAGTTCTCGTAGGCAATCTCTTCAGTAGCGACGAACGCCGGGTTCCGAAAGCGGACCAACTGCGGCTCGATGTGTCCGTCAACACCGACGACAACAGCGCCATCGGCGTCCATTCCGACTTGCCAGCTAGCATCAAGCAGCGCCGCCTCGTCGTAGACCGTCGGACACGTTTCGGTCGGCCAGCGGTAGTCGCCCATCGGGTCGGCGTAGTCGCCGTACCCCCGGTCAGCGATGACAGCGAAATAGAGGCCGGGGCCTTCGGCCCGGGGGGACTCCCACTCGTCAAACGTCCGGCTGATGCTCTCCAGACAGTATTGGAGCCTAGCAACGACCTCAGTGACGCTGTCGTGGGAGTGATACTCGATTTCAAGCGACGGCATGGCTGTAGAGAGGACTGGGGGTCGAATAACGCTTTTCGAGTACGCAGCAGCGGCCGGTCGGCTCCAGCCGTCCTTATCTGTCTTCAATATCGTCCAGTAGAACCGATACTGGGCGGGACGAACGGCACCACATGGAGAAGCCAGCGCGTCTCGCAGCACTGCTGGTCGTAGTGGCCGCATTCACGCTTGGGGTAATGGTATCTATCGGCGCGCCGGGGGTCGCCATCGTTTCCGGACTGTTCGGCGCGCTCGTACCCGTTGGGGTGATATACGGGGTTATGGTGGGCTAACCGATTTGCGAAGAACCACACGCACCAGCGGTCGCTTATGGGCGGGTACCTGGGGTACCAAAACGTTTAGAAGTAAAGTGGGTTCGGGCAGTATTGAACTGCCCGCGGGCGGTTTTGGACTTATTCGCGTTCTGATTCATTGTTGAGTGAAAGCTTCTCAAGCTGTGGTCGACGGCGATTCTCCATCTTCTCTCGGCGGGCTGCCTTGTCGTAGTGCTTCTCGATGGTCCGCAGCGAAGCGTTGACTCGCTCGGACGTGTCGTTCGGATCGAAGCCACGATCACGATGGAACGTGATCGCACCCGTCCGAACAGCGTGCGGGCTCCTCGAGGACGGACACTTGCTCGAAGCCGCTGAGGATGTCCAGTCGCAGAACTCTCGGCGCTTGTCGTGCGGGCACGGCTCGTCGGTATGCCAGCATGGCTGGGTCGCCTGGTAGACCCACGCCCGAACCGTGTTCGTCGACGGCCGGGCCTGCTGCGACCGCGTCGTGAACAGTGGCGCACGACCCTCCTCGTCGTGCTGCTCGATCCGGTGCTCCTCGATGTAACACTCAAGCGCCTCGGCGACCACCGGCAGAATCGCAACGTCCCGCTCGCCGTCCTGCTTGTTCTTGAGCGGTGTTCCCTGCCGCGGCCGATGCCGGAACTCAAGGACGTGAAACTCGCTATCGAAGTCCTCGAGGTCAAGCGCTCGAATGCCCCCGATTCGAGCACCAGTGTGCCAGATGACCTCCAGAATGGCGTGCCACTTCGAGCCGAAGAGGTCGTTCGACTTATCGCGAAAAAACAGCAGCAACTCCGTCGCATCCTCAGTCGAGAGCTTCTCATCGCGGGATTGCTCTTCCACGGTCGCGCGGGGGACGTGGACCGATTCGTGGAAGCCCTCGGGGAGCGCTCCGATGTCCTCACAGAACTTAACGAAGCGCTTGAGAAGGCCCATCTGGTTCTCGAGGCTGGTCGGTTCGATCTCGGCAGCGCGGTCGTCCTGGTAAAGCTCGAAGTCGATCTTCTCGAGCTCCGAAACCTGCTCGATGCCTTCGGCGTCACACCACTGGACAAACTGCCGAAGGTCCAGACGGTAGGTCCGGACCGTCGACTCTGCCTTATCGCGGCGCATCCGACGGACGAACCGCTTGACGGCATCGGAGACAGAGAGCGCTTCTGGGTCGGATCGGCGAGTCACGCGCCACCTCCCGGCAGCTTCGAGTCCGAGCCAGCCTCGATGAGCGGCACATCCGGGACGTAGTCGACCTCGTTGCTGTGCCAGTAATCGTCCGACTCGACAGCGGCACGGGCCTCGCTAATCGAATGGTACGCACGTTGCGGGCGACCCTCCGAGTCGACCGTGTAGTGAATATGTGTCTCGACAGTCCGGTTACTCGCCATCGTCGACGGCCTCCCGAAGTGTTGTCTGTGGCGTGTCGTCGATGACGGTAACTTTCCCGTAACAGCACTGCGGTTCGCGTCGGCTGTCGTAGTATGTGGCTTCGACGCGGAGGTTTCGCGGGCTGGCTCCGTGTTCGAGAATCGCCTCCTTAACGGCATCCTGTGCGAGACCGGCGAGCAGCTTGGCTTTTGATTCGCGGTCTCGCCAGAATGGGCAGTTCTCCCCGCCCCGTTTCTGCAGAATCTCGTCGAACGTCATTCTGCGACCACCTCCTGTCGTCGAACTGAGTCCCGCAAGGCGACTGAATCGACCTTCGAGCACTCGTAACACAGCTGGCTGTGTGGGTGGTCTCCGTCGCGACCGTCGATGGTGAACGTCTCAAGCTCGACGGCGTCGCGGTCGAAGGTCTCCCCGCAGTGCGTGACGCCGAGCAAAGACTCAACGCAGAAGCCGTTATGACCGTTGTCGAGATTGACGACGTAACCGGTCGTCATCAGTCATCGACCTCCGTTGGCCGCGCGGCGCGTTCTTGAGCGATTAGCGCGACAGTAACGATGAGCCCGAAGACGATTCCGAGCCCAGCGACCATCTCGCCGAGCGCTCCGAACCACAGCTGCGAAGCGGCCCACGTCACACCGCTCGCACCAGCGACGGCGAGCGCGACGATGGGAACAGCGTCATCCATCACTCGCTCACCTCCCGCCCGCCGACCGTTGCTTGGTCGCTGTACGCCGCGAGTGCAGCTTCGAGGATACCCGTCAGGTCTCCATCGATGGATTCGTCAATCGCTCTGTCGACGGTCTCTTGAATCTCATCGCGGGCCCTGTAGTCGACCGTGAGATCGGCTTCTTCGATGGCCTCGTCAATGAGTTCCTCAAGACGCTGTTGGTCGATATCGATAGCCTCCTGCCGAATCTTCTCCGCGTACCGATAGGCGATACCGCGCGTCATCGGTCCACGCTCCGCCCGCAGCGCGGGCAGTGTTGGATGTCGCTCTTGTCGTCGACGATGACCTCAAACTCAGCATCGTAGAGGCCGCAGGTGACCGTCACCGGCTCTGCTGTGGTGCTCATTCGCACCACCCCACGATGCTGATTTGGTCGCCATAGCGTTCCCAGAAGGTGCGGTTGCCTTCCGAGACCATCAGCGCGGTGTCGCCATGCGGCGTTTCGAACTTGAAGGCGTGCCGCTGTTCGCTGTCGGGTTGCTGTGCGTCCATACCAGAGCCGTCGGTTGTCGGTTTCATAACGTTCTGAGGGTGATTTTCGAAAACCAAGCGACTCCGCCAGAAAGCAGCGCGTCGGCGCTGCTGCTGGACAAAATCGGCGATTTTCGATATCTTTCGATAGTTTCGATTCGGCCCAGTCGCGCCCCGAGACTTATGCCGGGGTAGGTCGTTGCGTCTCATGTCGCGTGGATTGACGACACCCGGGCGGTGTTGGTCCCACCGCGCGGGACTCCTTTTCAGAGGCTCCACGCCGAGAGGCCCGAGTGTCGACAGTTATGCATCAAACGTTGCAGGTATAAATATTTACGTGGTAGCTTGCATTAGTGCGAGATATAATGCAGCAGTTCACACTACCGGTGCGATTAAGCGTTTGTTACGAAACTAAGTACGTATGCGCCCGCGGGTGCCGTGGATGAACGAAACTGACGACGCCATCCTTGAGTTCTATCTGAAGCTCGACGAGGCGGATGGCCTCCGGGTTGCGTTACCACCGACGGCAGTCTGGTACAACCTCGTAAAAAAGGAGGCGTTACTCGACAAAGGCTCGAGTACCATATCGCGCCGGATGTCGCGTCTCGACAAAATCGGTCTACTCAATCTCGTTGACAGCGACCGTGCGTACTACCAGTTCACAGATAAGGGCGCGGCGTATCTCGCGGGCGACCTCGAAGCCGACGAGTTGGAGCTTCCGGACGAGTAGGTATTCAACCACTCGGCGACAGGCTGAATATCCGCCTTTCGCAGCCCGATGCTTATACCGAATGAGAAAGCGAAAATGTGCATGGAGTATCGGGACCGGTGTCTCAAGACGAAGGGCGAGTACTGCCACAGCTGTGGCGTCCGTCAAAATATCCAAGTCCACCACATCGACGGCGACCACTCAAACAATGGCCTAGATAACCTCGTCCCGCTCTGTGCGAACTGTCACAGCAAAGTCCACTCGGGTGAAATAGACTGGCCGCCATCACGGTACAGGAAACTCGAAGTTGAACTCTCCGAGGAAAATTACGATGCGGTTAGTGGGGCTGCTGGCTCGCTTGGAACAGAACCAGAATGGCTGATTAACGCCATCATCGACAGGTTCCGGTCAGAGGGAGGTCTCCAGCAGGTCAGCACCGAGCGCCTTCGCTCCTACGAATCAAGTGAACCGGAAACAGAAACAAACGGTATCGAGTCAGAGCACGCAGCAGCAGTCTACGATATTTTAGAACCAGACGAATGGATGACGATAGGCGAGTTGTACGAGAAGTACTGTACAGAAGTCTCAAATCCAAAATCGAAGAAAACCGCAAAACGGTACATTCTGCGTCTCTGTGAAAACGGTATGGCAACGAAGCGTGGGAGAGCAAAGGGAAGGAAG from Natronomonas pharaonis DSM 2160 includes the following:
- a CDS encoding HEAT repeat domain-containing protein, with amino-acid sequence MSNGDDESTEDAPDEAASDGEDPDISIEEFETRLDDIEAALEDASTEDDLDAVEADADDVEADLETVEFPVPEPDDEDEEPDDPKEPLVDRLSDIRDGIEDQRGPYGDDVASDANGAAGQIRSTRWTRDGRPAVKAAVETFLDAAGEQLDTDFEAGDDIDAFADAVETVAETAADGRLDADDDAETIAALLDAVDDLESDLDDAEEWSDLEVAEQLRREGFYDRLTAENRRDFPPELNVVRIAEAENDPERILMAFEQLDSDFMQENCIDALSRLGPEAAFEEMNQLAQRREVGAIEVLGKIGDERAVETLSDFVDSGNPPLQKATIRALGEIGSQEATQPLANALADEEPMVRSMAARGLGLIGDTRAIAPLEDVLGDDDEPPEVRASAAWALVQIGTERALEAAAAYDDDRVYTVQLEAEKAREATA
- a CDS encoding protein sorting system archaetidylserine synthase (This PssA-like phosphatidyltransferase, along with a PssD-like decarboxylase, is required in Haloarchaea for the archaeosortase ArtA to replace the PGF-CTERM sorting signal with a C-terminal lipid anchor.), encoding MQPRFLGQLGLADVVTVANAALGFIAAAVAVFDTELAARLILLAAIADGLDGVIARFRGGTPVGPILDSLADVASFGVAPAVLVYALASGGEVTLDEPLAVAAVVVAALYVAMAVVRLGFYLLEDDGAPETVGVQTTLAATVLSVLHLAGVTDPAVFVAATAAFAYLMVASITYPELYARDALILGGLQACVVLFPTAFGRAFPRVLLVFALGYLLLAPVAYWRSTEGKRS
- a CDS encoding plastocyanin/azurin family copper-binding protein yields the protein MDRRAFLATTGAAAAASVAGCLGRGLSDEDFDIGMSANAFLPEEYEIDVGETVVWGNNGSRGHTVTAYENSIPEDATYFASGGYDDEGTARDDWHNTAGGNIPPGETFAHTFNTPGDHHYVCIPHEPGGMIGVIRVREP
- a CDS encoding tyrosine-type recombinase/integrase, with product MTRRSDPEALSVSDAVKRFVRRMRRDKAESTVRTYRLDLRQFVQWCDAEGIEQVSELEKIDFELYQDDRAAEIEPTSLENQMGLLKRFVKFCEDIGALPEGFHESVHVPRATVEEQSRDEKLSTEDATELLLFFRDKSNDLFGSKWHAILEVIWHTGARIGGIRALDLEDFDSEFHVLEFRHRPRQGTPLKNKQDGERDVAILPVVAEALECYIEEHRIEQHDEEGRAPLFTTRSQQARPSTNTVRAWVYQATQPCWHTDEPCPHDKRREFCDWTSSAASSKCPSSRSPHAVRTGAITFHRDRGFDPNDTSERVNASLRTIEKHYDKAARREKMENRRRPQLEKLSLNNESERE
- a CDS encoding HNH endonuclease signature motif containing protein, producing MEYRDRCLKTKGEYCHSCGVRQNIQVHHIDGDHSNNGLDNLVPLCANCHSKVHSGEIDWPPSRYRKLEVELSEENYDAVSGAAGSLGTEPEWLINAIIDRFRSEGGLQQVSTERLRSYESSEPETETNGIESEHAAAVYDILEPDEWMTIGELYEKYCTEVSNPKSKKTAKRYILRLCENGMATKRGRAKGRKYKRVR